GGGGGGAGATTATGTAAAGACGGAAAACTGGAAAGCAAAATGTATAGGCGGGTATAtggggggggggggggtCGATTGAGAGAATATTAATAGgataagaaaaagaatagaaaaaaaagaaaagtagAGTAAAGTACAATGGATGGAAGGTATATGATGGGGGAAAAAAGTTATGTGTAAATTGATTTGTGAGTTGTAGGAACAAAAATCAaggaaaaaacaaaataaattagaagatcTAAATTGATGAGTGGAAGTGTTTGTAagatctttttttttttggtataTATCGTTTGTATTAAATACTGTTTGAAAtgttgataataataataaaacagacagaaagaaagaaaaaaaacacaatAGCAACAGGTAAAGTCGAAGGAAAGTGGAGAACTTTCAAAAAGGTAAAAGTCATAGattgaataaaatcaaataaaaaaagaataataataatagatgAGGTAGCAGTAAGCAGTAATAATAGCGTAGTACAATAGACGGGTGAGTAAGGTTATTCAGGACTATTATTATACGGCTGAATATAGCAACTAAAGAAAGTGCGTATTTAGCGTAGAGAAGCAGAGAAAAGTCAGtagcaaaaaaattaaaaaaaaaagaacaaaattttattttaaataaataatatttgctGAAGTAAGTATGTATTAGAATAGGAAGGGTATCttctattttaaaacaCACGGTAAATGATGAGCGAAtgtaaaaaagaaaaaaagccaaaaaaaataaaaaaataataattataataataaacgTTTgcaaatttaaagattgtATTAAGTTTAGTTACTGTTATCGGTTTGAGTATAGAAATGATtaagataaatttttttggcaATCAGAATAAATGATACAGgtaaaaagaagaaaaaaccAAAATAAAACTTGTTAAAACTACCAAACTGAGAAAGTTAATAGAGCCACTGTATTGGAAATAGAACCATGTATAGTAGTTagtgataatgatgatggaTGATTCAAAAAAGAGACAAGAGAAAAAGCGCGAGAGTTTGTAAGTTTTAGCGTGGTTTGAGCGTgagcaaaaaaaaacgtaAGAAAGAAGGTGAGAGAAGTATGCGtagagatattaaaaagttTGAATCAAATTGGAATACCAATAAAACATGCAAGTAAAATAGgatgaaaattatttaatatagtAAAAGTAAGTAAAGGGTAAAAGCAATGGTAAAAGTAAAAGATAAAGCAAAGGGTAAAacaaaatagtaaaaaacaaaaacagCTAGTAAAAGCTAACAATACGTAAATAATACTGGTTAGATTTGATATGATATGATATGATATGATATGATATGAAATGATAtgatttttgatttatcatAATGATATGATCGAGAAACAGGTTGGAAATCTATTGTAAAAAAGAAAGGGAGGTCTAGCCGGATATGGCCAGGCCCACATACGACGCCGCAGAAGGTTGAAAAGTTCGGTGTGTGTAAGCTATTTTTACATGTGAACAATGAGCTGGCTAGGTAATCAAGCTAAGCAAAAACTAGAACAAGCCATTATTGCGCGAACAAGTAATGAGGGAACTATGTATAGATTAATTTACCGTCTTTAGTAAATGGCATGGTGGAGTGCCAATAAAAACTTGGAGACTAAATGGGGAGATGGGTAGTGAATGGGCTTTTGCACTGGGGGTTCTGTGTGGGTGGTAGAAGACAGAGGACAAAGAACAAAATCTGCGGAGAGATCATACGGCCCGAGTAGGAAAGCGGGTGGAAAAGGCAGAAGAAAGTTAGTGGAACACGACTAGAAAGAGGCGCAGCGTAGAGCTACTGAATTGACAGGGCCTTGTGCGAGCCCACTCTTTAAATCAACATGTGGCCTAAAACGGTAACACCTCGAAGGCCAGGCGTGTGTATGTGCATGTGATTGTGCGCCAATGTGTGGGTGCCTGTGCATATGCAGTTGTTTCTGCGGAGATTGTGAGACGAGTCCGTAGACGGAGAATGTAGAACTGCAGAATGTAGATGAATGCCGATAAAATTCCTGTCCCGAATTGGGTATGTGTCCAAAACGGGGGCACGGGTTCTGGCAAGACGTACGCGGTTCTAGAGTGATCGGGGCCCGATGGCCACGGCTGGCCAGCCAGAAACATTCGCGGGCACAATGCAGATTGGGTAGAGATAACGCCC
The window above is part of the Henningerozyma blattae CBS 6284 chromosome 2, complete genome genome. Proteins encoded here:
- the TBLA0B01420 gene encoding uncharacterized protein, which produces MDPARSGCVPFFICFFLFVFFFFLLFLFLIFHCQQPARHCPTGTSLEGGRIVARDHAFRALSLPNLHCARECFWLASRGHRAPITLEPRTSCQNPCPRFGHIPNSGQEFYRHSSTFCSSTFSVYGLVSQSPQKQLHMHRHPHIGAQSHAHTHAWPSRCYRFRPHVDLKSGLAQGPVNSVALRCASF